From the genome of Nasonia vitripennis strain AsymCx chromosome 1, Nvit_psr_1.1, whole genome shotgun sequence, one region includes:
- the LOC100677896 gene encoding sodium-dependent nutrient amino acid transporter 1, giving the protein MAETNHSNGVTNHGFVSDENNPRISVCSSVSGIKDVNGTDGKSKTNHERAQWGSDREFLLSCIAMSIGLGNVWRFPFTAYENGGGAFLIPYIIILTVVGRPFYLLEMILGQFSSKSTIKIWDMVPAFRGIGYAQVMVLVGLASYYCSLMALTMFYLIASFQAELPWSKCRPEWGPNCLDSTRNKSIPIPKNVSLKSSAELYFYKEVLREKANIDDGIGAPDWRLTLCLAASWLVILLVVIKGVKSSGKAAYFLAIFPYVVMIGLLARAVTLDGASNGILYFITPVWDKLWRPQVWYYAVSQCFFSLTVCFGAIVMFSSHNRFEHNVYRDAQIVTTLDIFTSLLAGCTIFGILGNLAHELGSEDISTVVRGGTGLAFISYPDAIAKFTWLPQFFAVIFFVMMFVLGIGSEAALTSSVITIVHDQFPHWRLWHIASGVVAVEFLIGLIYVTPGGQFMVTFVDYYATSFIAFVPAFFELIAVFYAYGYNNFLNDVEFMLKRRLSIFWRFCWRFLTPTIIAVIFIYSMVSIKLLTYNDVTYPSYLYVIGWILFSIAFVQIPLWWLVAIVKKRNHSFPEIFRRALDPSKKWGPKNHETRKQWKLFRKSKE; this is encoded by the exons ATGGCGGAAACG AACCACAGCAACGGCGTCACGAATCACGGCTTCGTCAGCGACGAGAACAACCCGCGAATCAGCGTCTGCAGCAGCGTCAGCGGCATCAAGGATGTCAACGGAACCGACGGAAAATCGAAAACG AATCACGAGCGAGCGCAATGGGGCAGCGATCGCGAGTTTCTGCTCTCCTGTATCGCCATGTCGATCGGTTTGGGAAACGTCTGGCGTTTTCCATTCACGGCTTACGAGAACGGAGGTGGAGCTTTCCTGATACCCTACATTATCATTCTGACGGTTGTAGGACGACCGTTTTATCTTCTCGAGATGATTCTCGGCCAGTTCTCCAGCAAGTCCACCATCAAGATCTGGGACATGGTGCCTGCGTTCAGAG GAATCGGATACGCGCAGGTGATGGTCCTGGTGGGTCTGGCTTCGTACTACTGTTCCTTGATGGCCCTGACGATGTTTTACCTGATCGCTAGTTTCCAAGCGGAGCTGCCCTGGTCCAAGTGTCGTCCCGAATGGGGTCCCAACTGCCTGGATTCCACGAGGAACAAATCCATACCGATACCCAAGAACGTCAGTCTGAAGAGCTCGGCCGAGCTGTACTTCTA CAAGGAGGTCCTGCGAGAGAAAGCCAACATCGACGACGGAATCGGCGCGCCAGACTGGCGTCTGACCCTCTGTCTGGCTGCGAGTTGGCTGGTCATTCTTCTAGTGGTGATAAAAGGTGTCAAGAGTTCCGGCAAGGCTGCCTACTTCCTCGCGATCTTTCCCTACGTTGTGATGATCGGACTTCTCGCCAGAGCTGTGACCCTCGACGGTGCTAGCAACGGGATCCTCTACTTCATCACGCCTGTCTGGGACAAGCTCTGGAGACCGCAGGTCTGGTACTACGCGGTCTCCCAGTGCTTTTTCTCGCTGACCGTCTGCTTTGGTGCGATCGTTATGTTCTCGTCGCACAACAGATTCGAGCACAACGTTTACAG AGACGCCCAGATAGTAACGACGCTTGACATCTTCACATCTCTGCTCGCCGGTTGTACGATCTTCGGGATCCTGGGTAACCTGGCGCACGAGCTTGGTTCCGAGGACATCTCGACCGTGGTCAGAGGTGGTACCGGTCTGGCCTTCATCTCCTATCCCGACGCCATTGCCAAGTTCACTTGGCTACCCCAGTTCTTCGCTGTGATCTTCTTCGTGATGATGTTCGTTCTGGGGATCGGTAGCGAGGCTGCGCTCACCTCCAGTGTCATCACCATCGTTCACGATCAGTTTCCACACTGGAGGCTTTGGCACATCGCCAGCGGGGTTGTGGCTGTTGAGTTTCTCATCGGACTAATTTACGTAACGCCG GGTGGCCAATTCATGGTGACGTTCGTAGACTACTACGCCACGTCCTTCATCGCTTTCGTGCCAGCCTTTTTCGAGCTGATCGCCGTGTTCTACGCCTACG GTTACAATAACTTCCTTAACGACGTGGAGTTCATGCTGAAGCGCAGACTATCGATCTTCTGGAGGTTCTGCTGGCGATTCCTCACCCCAACCATCATCGCAGTCATCTTCATCTACAGTATGGTCAGCATCAAGCTGCTCACCTACAACGATGTCACCTATCCGTCCTATCTCTACG TCATCGGATGGATCCTGTTCAGCATAGCCTTCGTGCAGATCCCCCTCTGGTGGCTCGTAGCCATTGTGAAGAAGAGGAATCACTCGTTCCCAGAG ATTTTCAGAAGAGCCCTCGACCCCTCGAAAAAGTGGGGACCGAAGAACCACGAGACCCGGAAGCAGTGGAAGCTCTTCAGAAAGAGCAAAGAGTAG
- the LOC100114345 gene encoding insulin-degrading enzyme isoform X1 → MYKRLLRVRLVFVPIHSFVFARHKSTEIMSPITKHQSKEPTRYNNIVKSPNDKRDYRGLILHNKLKVLLISDPMTDKSAASLDVNVGYLSDPKELPGLAHFCEHMLFLGTTKYPEVNDYNQYLSQNGGASNAATYLDHTNYYFDVNPDKLEGALDRFSQFFVSPLFTESATEKEITAVHLEHEKNIANDTWRMDQLDKSSADPSHAYSKFGTGSKDTLEVIPKQKNIDVRQELLNFHNTWYSANIMALSVLGKESLDDLEKMIVDMFSDIDNKNVEVPKWPAHPFTDEHFKTKWFIVPIKDIRNLNITFPIPDMQEHFRAAPVHYWSHLLGHEGKGSLLSTLKEKGWCNSLVSGKRSSARGFDFFSVYVDLTEEGILHVDDIVTMTFQYINMLKNEGPVEWIFEEYSDIAKMNFRFKEKASPRSYVNVTVQSLQDYPIEEVLSASRLFTQWRPDLINELNNYLVPEKIRVQVVAKAYEANADSVEPWYGTKYKKEKIPEDLIQRWNNAGTDEAFQLPEKNEFIPTKFDIKSIEKAEKFPTIIEDNPFIRTWFKQDDEFLLPKATMTFDFVSPLTYIDPISSNMTYMFVQLFRDSLNEYAYSADLAGLKWELSHSKYGLSLIIAGYDHKLVVLLNKILDRMVNFTIDDKRFAILKENYIRGLKNFEAEQPYQHAAYYLAALMSEQVWVKNELLNACSMLTADRVRQFIPLLMSKMHIECLIHGNITKAEALKTVKNVESKLISSVKDLTPLLPKQLVLYRELELPNGCHYLYEVDNKHHKSSCTQIYYQSGMQSTESNMLLELFTQIISEPCFNILRTKEQLGYIVFSGIRRTNGVQGLRIIVQSNKHPQFVEERIDAFMESMKDYITNMSDEEFNRHKESLATQRLEKPKMLTSQSGIYWNEISMQQYNFDRANVEVAYLKTISRSQIIDFYKDVVHSESPQRHKLSIHVVSTAEGGAAAEDVTSSTPSAEETKKTLEQAEQQPARIQDILQFKTSHPLYPLVKPFNNVPRKGTQQQSKL, encoded by the exons ATGTATAAACGACTGCTGCGCGTCCGCCTAGTCTTCGTCCCCATTCATTCCTTCGTCTTCGCCAG GCACAAGTCCACAGAAATTATGTCACCCATAACAAAACATCAATCAAAGGAGCCGACACGCTATAATAATATAGTGAAGTCACCCAACGATAAAAGGGACTATAGAGGGCTGATTTTGCATAATAAATTGAAAGTATTACTCATAAGCGATCCTATGACTGATAAAAGTGCTGCTTCTCTAGATGTTAATGTTG GTTACCTAAGCGATCCAAAAGAACTGCCTGGTCTTGCTCACTTTTGTGAGCATATGCTCTTTCTGGGCACAACTAAATATCCAGAGGTAAACGACTACAATCAGTATTTGTCGCAAAATGGAGGAGCTAGCAATGCTGCCACGTACCTGGACCACACAAACTATTACTTTGATGTCAATCCTGATAAACTGGAAGGCGCACTTGATAGATTTTCACAGTTTTTTGTATCACCTCTGTTTACCGAGTCTGCTACAGAGAAGGAAATAACTGCTGTTCATTTGGAACACGAAAAAAATATAGCTAATGACACTTGGAGAATGGATCAGCTGGACAAATCATCAGCTGATCCCAGTCATGCGTACTCTAAATTTGGAACAGGAAGCAAAGACACATTGGAAGTCATACCAAAGCAAAAGAATATTGATGTGCGACAGGAGCTACTTAATTTCCATAACACTTGGTACTCAGCAAATATCATGGCTTTGAGTGTTCTTGGAAAAG AAAGTTTGGACGACTTGGAGAAAATGATCGTAGACATGTTCTCGGACATCGATAATAAGAACGTTGAAGTGCCTAAGTGGCCTGCTCATCCTTTCACAGATGAACATTTCAAAACGAAATGGTTTATTGTACCCATAAAGGACATTAGGAATCTCAACATCACGTTTCCCATTCCAGACATGCAAGAGCATTTCCGAGCAgca CCTGTGCATTACTGGTCACATTTGCTAGGACACGAGGGAAAAGGCTCGCTTCTGTCAACATTAAAGGAAAAGGGCTGGTGCAATTCCCTGGTTTCAGGCAAACGTTCATCAGCTAGAGGTTTCGACTTTTTCAGCGTTTACGTCGACCTCACCGAAGAAGGAATTCTCCACGTCGACGACATCGTCACGATGACCTTTCAGTATATCAACATGTTGAAAAACGAAGGACCAGTCGAGTGGATTTTCgaa GAGTACAGCGACATAGCGAAAATGAACTTCCGCTTCAAGGAGAAGGCCTCGCCACGCAGCTACGTGAACGTCACTGTTCAATCTTTACAGGATTATCCAATCGAGGAAGTACTGAGTGCGTCACGACTCTTCACCCAATGGCGACCCGACCTCATCAATGAACTCAACAACTACCTCGTGCCGGAAAAGATTCGAGTGCAGGTAGTAGCCAAGGCGTACGAGGCCAATGCTGACAGCGTCGAGCCCTGGTACGGCACCAAGTACAAAAAGGAGAAGATTCCGGAGGACCTGATTCAGCGCTGGAACAATGCTGGAACTGATGAGGCTTTCCAGTTGCCTGAGAAGAACGAGTTCATACCCACCAAGTTTGATATTAAGTCCATCGAAAAAGCGGAAAAGTTCCCTACGATCATAGAAGACAATCCGTTTATCCGCACTTGGTTCAAACAAGATGACGAATTCCTTCTGCCGAAAGCTACTATGACGTTCGATTTCGTGAG TCCTCTAACCTACATCGATCCAATCAGCAGTAATATGACCTACATGTTCGTCCAACTATTCAGAGACTCTCTTAATGAATACGCCTACAGTGCAGATTTAGCTGGTCTGAAGTGGGAACTGAGTCACAGTAAATACGGATTAAGC TTGATAATAGCTGGCTACGACCACAAGCTAGTCGTGTTGCTGAATAAAATTCTGGATCGAATGGTCAACTTCACCATCGACGACAAGAGGTTCGCGATATTGAAGGAAAAC TACATCAGAGGTCTGAAGAATTTCGAAGCAGAACAGCCTTACCAGCATGCAGCGTATTACCTGGCAGCGCTTATGTCTGAGCAAGTCTGGGTGAAAAATGAACTCTTGAATGCCTGCTCCA TGTTGACTGCGGACCGAGTCAGACAATTCATACCACTGCTTATGAGTAAAATGCATATTGAGTGCCTCATCCACGGTAACATCACCAAAGCGGAAGCTCTAAAGACAGTGAAAAACGTTGAGTCGAAGCTGATTTCTTCTGTCAAAGACTTGACTCCGCTTCTTCCCAAACAGCTAGTATTGTACCGTGAACTGGAATTACCAAACGGCTGCCACTACCTGTACGAAGTGGACAATAAGCACCATAAGAGTTCTTGCACGCAAATCTATTATCAAAGTGGTATGCAGTCAACCGAGAGCAACATGCTGCTTGAACTTTTCACGCAAATCATCTCCGAGCCGTGTTTCAATATTCTGCGTACAAAGGAACAACTGGGTTACATCGTATTCAGTGGCATCCGCCGAACGAACGGCGTTCAGGGTCTCCGTATAATCGTCCAGAGCAACAAGCATCCACAGTTCGTCGAAGAGAGAATCGACGCGTTTATGGAGTCCATGAAAGACTACATCACCAACATGTCCGACGAGGAATTCAACCGGCACAAGGAATCGCTTGCGACGCAACGGCTCGAGAAGCCCAAGATGTTGACTTCGCAGTCCGGCATCTACTGGAATGAGATATCAATGCAGCAGTACAACTTCGATCGTGCGAACGTCGAGGTCGCATATCTGAAGACGATCTCCCGTAGCCAAATTATTGATTTCTACAAG GACGTGGTACACTCGGAGTCGCCGCAGAGACACAAGCTGAGCATTCACGTAGTGTCAACGGCGGAAGGCGGCGCAGCAGCCGAAGACGTGACGTCGTCAACGCCGAGCGCAGAGGAGACAAAGAAGACGCTCGAGCAGGCGGAGCAGCAGCCTGCACGCATCCAAGACATCTTACAATTCAAGACGAGTCACCCGCTTTATCCGCTAGTCAAGCCCTTCAATAATGTGCCGCGCAAGGGTACGCAGCAGCAGTCCAAACTCTGA
- the LOC100114345 gene encoding insulin-degrading enzyme isoform X2: MASLHQNKPSQSVDSVAAHKSTEIMSPITKHQSKEPTRYNNIVKSPNDKRDYRGLILHNKLKVLLISDPMTDKSAASLDVNVGYLSDPKELPGLAHFCEHMLFLGTTKYPEVNDYNQYLSQNGGASNAATYLDHTNYYFDVNPDKLEGALDRFSQFFVSPLFTESATEKEITAVHLEHEKNIANDTWRMDQLDKSSADPSHAYSKFGTGSKDTLEVIPKQKNIDVRQELLNFHNTWYSANIMALSVLGKESLDDLEKMIVDMFSDIDNKNVEVPKWPAHPFTDEHFKTKWFIVPIKDIRNLNITFPIPDMQEHFRAAPVHYWSHLLGHEGKGSLLSTLKEKGWCNSLVSGKRSSARGFDFFSVYVDLTEEGILHVDDIVTMTFQYINMLKNEGPVEWIFEEYSDIAKMNFRFKEKASPRSYVNVTVQSLQDYPIEEVLSASRLFTQWRPDLINELNNYLVPEKIRVQVVAKAYEANADSVEPWYGTKYKKEKIPEDLIQRWNNAGTDEAFQLPEKNEFIPTKFDIKSIEKAEKFPTIIEDNPFIRTWFKQDDEFLLPKATMTFDFVSPLTYIDPISSNMTYMFVQLFRDSLNEYAYSADLAGLKWELSHSKYGLSLIIAGYDHKLVVLLNKILDRMVNFTIDDKRFAILKENYIRGLKNFEAEQPYQHAAYYLAALMSEQVWVKNELLNACSMLTADRVRQFIPLLMSKMHIECLIHGNITKAEALKTVKNVESKLISSVKDLTPLLPKQLVLYRELELPNGCHYLYEVDNKHHKSSCTQIYYQSGMQSTESNMLLELFTQIISEPCFNILRTKEQLGYIVFSGIRRTNGVQGLRIIVQSNKHPQFVEERIDAFMESMKDYITNMSDEEFNRHKESLATQRLEKPKMLTSQSGIYWNEISMQQYNFDRANVEVAYLKTISRSQIIDFYKDVVHSESPQRHKLSIHVVSTAEGGAAAEDVTSSTPSAEETKKTLEQAEQQPARIQDILQFKTSHPLYPLVKPFNNVPRKGTQQQSKL, encoded by the exons ATGGCTTCGTTGCACCAAAACAAGCCCTCGCAGTCTGTAGACTCCGTTGCTGC GCACAAGTCCACAGAAATTATGTCACCCATAACAAAACATCAATCAAAGGAGCCGACACGCTATAATAATATAGTGAAGTCACCCAACGATAAAAGGGACTATAGAGGGCTGATTTTGCATAATAAATTGAAAGTATTACTCATAAGCGATCCTATGACTGATAAAAGTGCTGCTTCTCTAGATGTTAATGTTG GTTACCTAAGCGATCCAAAAGAACTGCCTGGTCTTGCTCACTTTTGTGAGCATATGCTCTTTCTGGGCACAACTAAATATCCAGAGGTAAACGACTACAATCAGTATTTGTCGCAAAATGGAGGAGCTAGCAATGCTGCCACGTACCTGGACCACACAAACTATTACTTTGATGTCAATCCTGATAAACTGGAAGGCGCACTTGATAGATTTTCACAGTTTTTTGTATCACCTCTGTTTACCGAGTCTGCTACAGAGAAGGAAATAACTGCTGTTCATTTGGAACACGAAAAAAATATAGCTAATGACACTTGGAGAATGGATCAGCTGGACAAATCATCAGCTGATCCCAGTCATGCGTACTCTAAATTTGGAACAGGAAGCAAAGACACATTGGAAGTCATACCAAAGCAAAAGAATATTGATGTGCGACAGGAGCTACTTAATTTCCATAACACTTGGTACTCAGCAAATATCATGGCTTTGAGTGTTCTTGGAAAAG AAAGTTTGGACGACTTGGAGAAAATGATCGTAGACATGTTCTCGGACATCGATAATAAGAACGTTGAAGTGCCTAAGTGGCCTGCTCATCCTTTCACAGATGAACATTTCAAAACGAAATGGTTTATTGTACCCATAAAGGACATTAGGAATCTCAACATCACGTTTCCCATTCCAGACATGCAAGAGCATTTCCGAGCAgca CCTGTGCATTACTGGTCACATTTGCTAGGACACGAGGGAAAAGGCTCGCTTCTGTCAACATTAAAGGAAAAGGGCTGGTGCAATTCCCTGGTTTCAGGCAAACGTTCATCAGCTAGAGGTTTCGACTTTTTCAGCGTTTACGTCGACCTCACCGAAGAAGGAATTCTCCACGTCGACGACATCGTCACGATGACCTTTCAGTATATCAACATGTTGAAAAACGAAGGACCAGTCGAGTGGATTTTCgaa GAGTACAGCGACATAGCGAAAATGAACTTCCGCTTCAAGGAGAAGGCCTCGCCACGCAGCTACGTGAACGTCACTGTTCAATCTTTACAGGATTATCCAATCGAGGAAGTACTGAGTGCGTCACGACTCTTCACCCAATGGCGACCCGACCTCATCAATGAACTCAACAACTACCTCGTGCCGGAAAAGATTCGAGTGCAGGTAGTAGCCAAGGCGTACGAGGCCAATGCTGACAGCGTCGAGCCCTGGTACGGCACCAAGTACAAAAAGGAGAAGATTCCGGAGGACCTGATTCAGCGCTGGAACAATGCTGGAACTGATGAGGCTTTCCAGTTGCCTGAGAAGAACGAGTTCATACCCACCAAGTTTGATATTAAGTCCATCGAAAAAGCGGAAAAGTTCCCTACGATCATAGAAGACAATCCGTTTATCCGCACTTGGTTCAAACAAGATGACGAATTCCTTCTGCCGAAAGCTACTATGACGTTCGATTTCGTGAG TCCTCTAACCTACATCGATCCAATCAGCAGTAATATGACCTACATGTTCGTCCAACTATTCAGAGACTCTCTTAATGAATACGCCTACAGTGCAGATTTAGCTGGTCTGAAGTGGGAACTGAGTCACAGTAAATACGGATTAAGC TTGATAATAGCTGGCTACGACCACAAGCTAGTCGTGTTGCTGAATAAAATTCTGGATCGAATGGTCAACTTCACCATCGACGACAAGAGGTTCGCGATATTGAAGGAAAAC TACATCAGAGGTCTGAAGAATTTCGAAGCAGAACAGCCTTACCAGCATGCAGCGTATTACCTGGCAGCGCTTATGTCTGAGCAAGTCTGGGTGAAAAATGAACTCTTGAATGCCTGCTCCA TGTTGACTGCGGACCGAGTCAGACAATTCATACCACTGCTTATGAGTAAAATGCATATTGAGTGCCTCATCCACGGTAACATCACCAAAGCGGAAGCTCTAAAGACAGTGAAAAACGTTGAGTCGAAGCTGATTTCTTCTGTCAAAGACTTGACTCCGCTTCTTCCCAAACAGCTAGTATTGTACCGTGAACTGGAATTACCAAACGGCTGCCACTACCTGTACGAAGTGGACAATAAGCACCATAAGAGTTCTTGCACGCAAATCTATTATCAAAGTGGTATGCAGTCAACCGAGAGCAACATGCTGCTTGAACTTTTCACGCAAATCATCTCCGAGCCGTGTTTCAATATTCTGCGTACAAAGGAACAACTGGGTTACATCGTATTCAGTGGCATCCGCCGAACGAACGGCGTTCAGGGTCTCCGTATAATCGTCCAGAGCAACAAGCATCCACAGTTCGTCGAAGAGAGAATCGACGCGTTTATGGAGTCCATGAAAGACTACATCACCAACATGTCCGACGAGGAATTCAACCGGCACAAGGAATCGCTTGCGACGCAACGGCTCGAGAAGCCCAAGATGTTGACTTCGCAGTCCGGCATCTACTGGAATGAGATATCAATGCAGCAGTACAACTTCGATCGTGCGAACGTCGAGGTCGCATATCTGAAGACGATCTCCCGTAGCCAAATTATTGATTTCTACAAG GACGTGGTACACTCGGAGTCGCCGCAGAGACACAAGCTGAGCATTCACGTAGTGTCAACGGCGGAAGGCGGCGCAGCAGCCGAAGACGTGACGTCGTCAACGCCGAGCGCAGAGGAGACAAAGAAGACGCTCGAGCAGGCGGAGCAGCAGCCTGCACGCATCCAAGACATCTTACAATTCAAGACGAGTCACCCGCTTTATCCGCTAGTCAAGCCCTTCAATAATGTGCCGCGCAAGGGTACGCAGCAGCAGTCCAAACTCTGA
- the LOC100680538 gene encoding astakine isoform X1, protein MKMIMRLGLLLLCAMVINTKALARFPRNWNSHIECTNSLQCAPGHCCTISATERYSYPRCQKLHEVGDYCRAEGPLLTNGNMTYPDGSKPSDVHLEDVYLLFCPCAPGLVCDSDERICRQPSDMKDFNYLKEQETGSNKSDD, encoded by the exons ATGAAGATGATAATGAGGTTGGGGCTTCTCCTGCTCTGCGCCATGGTCATCAACACGAAAGCCCTGGCGAGGTTCCCGAGAAACTGGAACAGCCACATCGAGTGCACCAACAGCTTGCAATGCGCACCAGGCCACTGCTGCACTATAT CAGCCACCGAGAGATATAGCTACCCTCGGTGTCAGAAGCTTCACGAAGTTGGCGACTATTGCCGAGCCGAGGGTCCATTATTGACCAATGGCAACATGACCTATCCGGACGGCTCGAAACCGTCGGACGTACACCTCGAGGACGTCTACCTGCTTTTCTGTCCCTGTGCACCGGGACTAGTTTGCGACAGCGACGAGAGAATTTGTCGTCAGCCCAGCGATATGAAAGACTTTAATTATCTGAAGGAGCAGGAAACAGGGAGCAACAAGAGCGACGATTAG
- the LOC100680538 gene encoding astakine isoform X2, protein MKMIMRLGLLLLCAMVINTKALARFPRNWNSHIECTNSLQCAPGHCCTISTERYSYPRCQKLHEVGDYCRAEGPLLTNGNMTYPDGSKPSDVHLEDVYLLFCPCAPGLVCDSDERICRQPSDMKDFNYLKEQETGSNKSDD, encoded by the exons ATGAAGATGATAATGAGGTTGGGGCTTCTCCTGCTCTGCGCCATGGTCATCAACACGAAAGCCCTGGCGAGGTTCCCGAGAAACTGGAACAGCCACATCGAGTGCACCAACAGCTTGCAATGCGCACCAGGCCACTGCTGCACTATAT CCACCGAGAGATATAGCTACCCTCGGTGTCAGAAGCTTCACGAAGTTGGCGACTATTGCCGAGCCGAGGGTCCATTATTGACCAATGGCAACATGACCTATCCGGACGGCTCGAAACCGTCGGACGTACACCTCGAGGACGTCTACCTGCTTTTCTGTCCCTGTGCACCGGGACTAGTTTGCGACAGCGACGAGAGAATTTGTCGTCAGCCCAGCGATATGAAAGACTTTAATTATCTGAAGGAGCAGGAAACAGGGAGCAACAAGAGCGACGATTAG